In Paenibacillus guangzhouensis, a single window of DNA contains:
- a CDS encoding MFS transporter has product MTRSVKMTKVLIFICAFISYLGVSIIMPVLSPIVRELHLSESQAGWMVTIGAIGTALMGPVWGRLSDRFGRKPIILVGLFGLCASYAIYTYQIQLGFGGTLPVLTIFILISIGRFLVGAFIPAVPTASQAYMADITASGDRSSGMAIISASNGMGLVFGPALGGVLVLFGLIWPLYAGTILPLIAFLTVIFILPPSTVRMGKKPQRLMPWHRGVRKYLTLGLFALTAIVSIQVNTGFYFQDRLGLSVSATAKMLALALTLTGVAMLMTQLVLMRKRVLTPLQMIWIGALMTIIGFVILLATASSLAYYVAFFIFGIGSGLQLPGYMSGASLAVPQEQQGAVAGLTQSVNGVSAIIAPVASTLLYQMNHLLPFAICILLLCGSIWIALTPDSAHKSETVSPST; this is encoded by the coding sequence ATGACAAGGTCTGTGAAGATGACGAAAGTATTGATATTTATATGTGCGTTTATCTCTTATCTAGGGGTATCGATTATTATGCCAGTGCTGTCCCCCATCGTCCGGGAGCTGCACTTAAGCGAGAGTCAAGCAGGATGGATGGTCACGATCGGGGCGATCGGCACGGCTCTAATGGGACCGGTCTGGGGACGGTTAAGCGATCGGTTTGGCCGGAAGCCGATTATTTTGGTCGGGTTGTTCGGTTTGTGCGCAAGCTATGCCATTTATACGTACCAGATTCAGCTCGGATTTGGAGGCACATTGCCGGTGCTGACGATTTTCATCTTGATTAGCATTGGCAGGTTTCTCGTGGGGGCCTTCATTCCCGCGGTGCCAACCGCCTCACAAGCGTATATGGCCGATATTACGGCTTCCGGCGATCGTTCGTCCGGGATGGCGATCATCAGCGCTTCGAATGGCATGGGACTCGTGTTCGGGCCTGCGCTGGGCGGGGTGCTCGTGCTGTTCGGATTGATCTGGCCGTTGTATGCGGGAACGATTCTGCCGCTGATTGCGTTTTTGACCGTTATTTTTATTTTGCCGCCATCGACAGTAAGAATGGGTAAAAAACCGCAGCGGCTAATGCCTTGGCACCGAGGCGTGCGCAAGTATTTGACTCTTGGGCTTTTCGCGCTCACCGCGATTGTATCCATTCAGGTGAATACCGGTTTTTACTTCCAAGACCGGCTGGGACTATCGGTGTCTGCGACCGCCAAAATGCTCGCATTGGCGCTAACGTTAACGGGTGTTGCGATGCTGATGACGCAGCTTGTTCTGATGAGAAAGCGGGTGCTTACCCCGCTGCAGATGATCTGGATTGGAGCGCTCATGACCATCATTGGATTCGTCATCCTTTTGGCTACGGCATCCTCCTTGGCATATTATGTGGCGTTTTTCATCTTTGGGATTGGCAGCGGGCTGCAATTGCCTGGATATATGTCGGGGGCGTCGCTGGCCGTTCCGCAAGAGCAGCAGGGGGCAGTGGCAGGGTTGACGCAATCTGTGAACGGCGTCTCGGCGATCATCGCACCTGTCGCGAGCACACTTTTGTATCAAATGAATCATCTGCTCCCTTTCGCTATCTGTATTCTATTATTATGCGGTTCGATCTGGATCGCCTTAACACCAGACTCGGCTCACAAATCAGAAACGGTGAGTCCTAGTACTTAA
- a CDS encoding ABC-F family ATP-binding cassette domain-containing protein, producing the protein MITVTGVSLRYGKRPLFEDVNIKFTPGNCYGLIGANGAGKSTFLKILSGEIEANTGDVSMTPGERMAVLKQNHFEYDEFAVLETVIMGHQKLYSIMKEKDALYAKADFTEEDGLRAGELEGEFAEMNGWDAESDAAALLIGLGIPRDLHDKKMAELSGNEKVRVLLAQALFGQPNNLLLDEPTNHLDIESISWLENFLMDYEGTVIVVSHDRHFLNKVCTHIADIDFGKIQMYVGNYDFWYESSQLALTLVRDANKKKEEKIKELQAFIQRFSANASKSKQATSRKKQLEKITLDDIRPSNRKYPFINFKADREGGKQILTIEGLTKSVDGEKLFENLNLIVNKGDKIALVGPNGLAKSTLFQILMGEKTADSGEFSWGITTSQAYFPKDNAEYFDGVDINLVDWLRQYSKDPDETFLRGFLGRMLFSGEEALKKASVLSGGEKVRCMLSKMMLHGANVLLLDEPTNHLDLESITALNNGMIDYKETMIFVSHDHQFIQTVANRIIEIGPNGIIDRQMSYDEYLESDEIKQLREKLYN; encoded by the coding sequence ATGATTACAGTAACAGGCGTTAGTTTGCGTTATGGCAAGCGCCCGCTATTTGAAGATGTCAATATAAAGTTCACACCGGGCAACTGCTACGGACTAATCGGAGCGAATGGAGCGGGGAAATCGACGTTCCTGAAGATTCTTTCCGGCGAAATTGAAGCGAACACAGGCGACGTAAGCATGACACCAGGCGAGCGTATGGCCGTGCTGAAACAGAACCATTTCGAATACGATGAATTCGCGGTACTCGAGACCGTTATTATGGGTCACCAGAAGTTATATAGCATTATGAAGGAGAAAGACGCGCTCTACGCGAAGGCAGACTTCACAGAAGAAGACGGCCTGCGTGCGGGTGAGCTGGAAGGCGAATTCGCAGAGATGAACGGTTGGGACGCGGAGTCGGATGCGGCTGCGCTCTTGATCGGTCTTGGTATCCCTCGTGATCTGCATGACAAGAAAATGGCGGAGCTCTCCGGTAACGAGAAAGTCCGCGTTCTCCTCGCGCAAGCGTTGTTCGGCCAACCGAATAACCTGCTCCTCGATGAGCCTACCAACCACTTGGACATCGAATCGATCAGCTGGTTAGAGAACTTCTTGATGGATTATGAAGGTACTGTTATCGTGGTATCCCATGACCGTCACTTCTTGAATAAAGTATGTACGCACATTGCGGATATCGACTTCGGTAAAATCCAAATGTACGTCGGTAACTATGACTTCTGGTATGAGTCCAGCCAATTGGCTCTGACACTTGTACGCGATGCGAACAAGAAGAAAGAAGAGAAAATTAAAGAGCTTCAAGCGTTTATTCAACGTTTTAGCGCGAATGCTTCCAAATCGAAGCAAGCGACTTCCCGTAAGAAACAGCTCGAGAAAATTACGCTCGATGACATTCGTCCTTCGAACCGTAAATATCCGTTCATTAACTTCAAAGCAGATCGTGAAGGCGGCAAACAAATCCTTACGATTGAAGGCTTGACGAAGAGCGTGGATGGCGAGAAGCTGTTCGAGAACTTGAATCTAATCGTGAATAAAGGTGACAAAATCGCGCTTGTGGGACCAAATGGTCTTGCGAAGTCGACGTTGTTCCAAATCCTGATGGGTGAGAAGACAGCAGATAGCGGTGAATTCTCTTGGGGGATTACGACGTCGCAGGCTTATTTCCCGAAAGATAACGCAGAATACTTCGACGGCGTTGATATCAACTTGGTTGACTGGCTTCGTCAATATTCCAAAGATCCAGACGAGACGTTCTTGCGTGGATTCCTCGGCCGTATGCTCTTCTCCGGTGAAGAAGCGCTGAAGAAAGCTTCTGTCTTGTCCGGGGGCGAGAAAGTACGTTGTATGTTATCCAAAATGATGCTTCATGGTGCGAACGTGCTCCTGCTTGATGAGCCTACCAACCACTTGGATCTCGAATCCATTACGGCGCTCAACAACGGCATGATCGATTACAAAGAGACAATGATCTTCGTATCCCATGACCATCAGTTCATTCAGACGGTTGCGAACCGCATTATTGAGATCGGGCCGAACGGGATCATCGATCGTCAAATGTCGTACGATGAGTACCTTGAGAGCGATGAGATCAAACAATTGCGTGAGAAACTATATAACTAA
- a CDS encoding helix-turn-helix transcriptional regulator codes for MSKAQVMAAFHHTYNQYVSQIGQVFSTESGIETVNMPAGLGEGLIARMRLRDGMEMITSSYRLAEDKVLVFRSAEPAIELTFCLKGRYHFDMQGREIIMMAQECRISIIQEMHAVVELVRDIDTEFLELRMELSLMKQYLESSGLGQGFDIQRWIGQQGYRMVQHPMDAHVERLLHEIRYCDYPLPLRKMMLEGKMLELFAYYLQRYVIESSGKEPAASVLRRDDRERILHARDVLLAHMDQPPSTIEIARIVGLNDYKLKAGFKEVFGTTLFGYLRDQRLEYAMQLLQHGGMNVGEAACAVGYSNPSHFTVAFRKRYGVNPGELVARCSR; via the coding sequence GTGAGTAAAGCACAAGTGATGGCTGCTTTCCATCATACGTACAATCAATATGTATCCCAGATCGGGCAAGTGTTCTCCACGGAGAGTGGGATCGAGACCGTGAATATGCCTGCTGGCTTAGGCGAAGGCCTCATCGCGCGCATGAGATTGCGTGACGGGATGGAGATGATCACGTCTAGCTATCGGCTGGCAGAGGACAAAGTATTGGTATTTCGCTCCGCAGAGCCGGCGATCGAGCTCACATTCTGCTTGAAGGGGCGATACCATTTCGATATGCAGGGTCGTGAAATCATTATGATGGCGCAAGAATGCCGCATTTCCATCATCCAGGAGATGCACGCGGTGGTCGAGCTGGTTCGTGATATCGATACGGAATTTCTTGAACTGCGCATGGAGCTTTCTTTGATGAAGCAGTATTTGGAGAGCAGCGGGCTTGGTCAGGGCTTCGATATCCAGCGGTGGATCGGACAGCAGGGGTACCGGATGGTTCAGCATCCGATGGATGCGCACGTGGAGCGCCTGCTGCATGAAATTCGGTATTGCGATTATCCGCTGCCGCTTCGAAAAATGATGTTGGAGGGTAAAATGTTGGAGCTCTTCGCCTATTATTTGCAGCGGTATGTGATCGAATCTTCGGGCAAGGAACCAGCGGCGTCCGTGTTGCGACGTGATGATCGTGAACGCATTCTGCATGCGCGCGATGTGCTGCTCGCCCATATGGACCAACCGCCCTCGACGATCGAAATTGCCCGTATAGTCGGGCTGAATGATTATAAGCTGAAGGCAGGCTTCAAGGAAGTATTCGGAACAACCTTATTCGGTTATCTGCGGGATCAACGATTGGAGTATGCGATGCAGCTGCTGCAGCATGGCGGGATGAATGTCGGAGAAGCGGCTTGCGCTGTAGGTTATTCCAATCCGAGTCATTTCACCGTTGCCTTCCGTAAGCGATACGGTGTAAACCCAGGTGAGCTGGTTGCAAGATGTTCTAGATAA
- a CDS encoding MBL fold metallo-hydrolase, which translates to MAKERFHNLDFMKMNNDLKSLRQWQKERRAKTKDYSFVVPNVEPEIDYLKKNRTEPTVTWIGHSTFFIQYAGLNIVTDPVWAKRMGFQRRLAEPGVPLAALPTMDVILISHSHYDHLHISSVRKLYNEKTMLVVPAGLKSKMLRKGFSNVTELHWWEALTLGEVQITFVPTQHWTRRTLTDTNTSHWGGYMIEPIPSSTAPYPTIHFVGDTGYFRGFKEIGERFNIDVSLMPIGAYEPEWFMQTQHVTPEEALRGFVESRAKVMIPMHYGAFRLADDTPKEALDRLEGERRRKNIAKERIIVPAHGETVRLSDHFVL; encoded by the coding sequence ATGGCAAAAGAACGATTCCACAATTTAGACTTCATGAAGATGAACAATGACCTTAAGAGCTTAAGACAATGGCAGAAAGAACGGCGTGCGAAGACCAAAGACTACAGCTTCGTCGTCCCGAATGTAGAGCCGGAAATTGATTATTTGAAGAAAAATCGTACAGAGCCGACGGTAACTTGGATCGGACACTCGACGTTTTTCATACAATATGCAGGTTTAAATATCGTGACCGATCCGGTGTGGGCGAAGCGTATGGGATTCCAGCGCCGACTCGCTGAACCGGGTGTGCCGCTTGCAGCGCTCCCGACGATGGACGTGATCTTAATCTCCCATTCGCATTATGACCATTTGCATATCAGTTCCGTGCGGAAGCTGTATAACGAGAAGACGATGCTCGTCGTGCCAGCCGGACTCAAGAGCAAGATGCTGCGCAAAGGCTTCAGCAATGTGACAGAGCTGCACTGGTGGGAAGCATTAACCTTGGGCGAGGTGCAGATTACCTTCGTGCCGACGCAGCATTGGACAAGACGTACGCTCACCGATACGAACACTTCGCATTGGGGCGGGTATATGATTGAGCCGATTCCGTCTTCGACGGCACCGTACCCAACGATCCATTTCGTGGGGGATACGGGATATTTCCGCGGATTCAAGGAAATTGGCGAACGGTTCAATATCGATGTATCGCTGATGCCGATCGGTGCCTATGAGCCGGAATGGTTCATGCAGACGCAGCATGTCACACCGGAGGAGGCCCTTCGCGGGTTCGTCGAATCGCGCGCCAAAGTCATGATTCCGATGCATTATGGAGCATTCCGGTTAGCAGATGACACACCGAAGGAAGCGCTTGATCGACTCGAAGGAGAACGCAGACGCAAAAATATTGCGAAAGAGCGAATAATTGTGCCCGCACACGGCGAAACAGTACGTTTATCGGATCATTTTGTGTTATAA